A genomic region of Caldivirga sp. contains the following coding sequences:
- the tpiA gene encoding triose-phosphate isomerase, protein MKVPVLIINMKAYPELLGGGAVKLAQAAEKVSKELGASIIVAPPHTYLRQVAEAVSIPVYAQSADPVDPGARTGHIPLEFIKDAGASGVIINHSEHRLLLNDIAMLVNKAKTLNLETVVCSPDPLSSAAAAALAPTAVAMEPPELIGTGKSVSRTKPDVVVETVNAVKRVNGNVNVITGAGIEDYNDVAKAIELGTVGVLVASAIVKAKDWEGKITELAKPLVGK, encoded by the coding sequence ATGAAGGTTCCAGTACTCATAATAAACATGAAGGCTTACCCAGAGTTACTAGGGGGTGGTGCTGTTAAATTGGCTCAAGCGGCTGAGAAGGTTTCTAAGGAATTGGGAGCATCTATAATAGTTGCACCACCGCATACTTACCTAAGGCAGGTTGCTGAAGCAGTAAGCATACCCGTTTACGCTCAGTCAGCCGACCCAGTGGATCCTGGGGCTAGGACTGGCCACATACCCCTAGAGTTTATTAAGGATGCTGGGGCATCAGGTGTAATAATAAATCACAGTGAACATAGATTACTACTAAATGACATAGCCATGCTTGTTAATAAGGCTAAGACACTTAACCTTGAAACAGTGGTATGTTCCCCAGACCCATTATCAAGCGCCGCTGCGGCTGCTCTTGCACCTACTGCTGTCGCCATGGAACCGCCTGAGTTGATAGGTACTGGTAAGTCCGTTAGTAGGACTAAGCCTGATGTGGTTGTTGAAACTGTTAACGCGGTTAAGAGGGTTAACGGTAATGTTAATGTTATTACAGGTGCAGGCATAGAGGATTATAATGATGTTGCTAAGGCAATTGAATTAGGCACCGTGGGTGTATTAGTGGCAAGCGCAATAGTTAAGGCTAAGGATTGGGAAGGTAAGATAACAGAGTTAGCTAAGCCTCTTGTAGGTAAGTGA
- a CDS encoding class II aldolase/adducin family protein translates to MSTGEEGPSLISEDEIKSEITRVMKALYERGLVSALGGNVSARVPGANEFWITPSGVFKGAVNVDDLVKVDLDGNVVEGVLRPSTETPFHAAIYKVRPDVNAVIHAHNPVTLGLALAGVNLKPISVEAIMTLRKVEVVPFAFPGTDQLAKLVSEAALKGARAIILMNHGVVGMGANLLEAEAVVETLEEVAMAQFVAMALGKEPPVIPEKDVELYMKLYFQG, encoded by the coding sequence ATGTCGACTGGAGAAGAGGGACCTAGCCTTATTAGTGAGGATGAGATTAAGAGCGAAATTACGCGTGTAATGAAGGCGCTGTACGAGAGGGGGTTAGTGTCTGCACTTGGGGGTAATGTTAGTGCAAGGGTGCCGGGAGCTAATGAGTTTTGGATAACACCGAGTGGTGTCTTTAAAGGTGCTGTTAATGTTGATGACTTAGTCAAGGTTGACTTAGATGGTAATGTGGTTGAGGGTGTGCTTAGGCCGTCAACTGAGACTCCCTTCCATGCGGCCATATATAAGGTTAGGCCTGATGTGAATGCCGTTATTCACGCGCATAACCCAGTTACGTTAGGGTTGGCATTAGCTGGTGTTAACCTGAAGCCTATATCAGTTGAGGCTATTATGACATTGAGGAAGGTTGAGGTTGTTCCCTTTGCCTTTCCTGGAACAGACCAGTTAGCTAAACTGGTTTCTGAGGCTGCACTTAAGGGTGCGCGTGCAATAATATTGATGAACCATGGTGTAGTGGGTATGGGGGCTAATTTACTTGAAGCTGAGGCAGTAGTAGAGACCCTTGAGGAGGTTGCAATGGCGCAATTCGTAGCGATGGCGTTGGGTAAGGAACCACCGGTTATACCTGAAAAGGATGTTGAACTCTACATGAAGTTGTACTTCCAGGGTTAG
- a CDS encoding uL15m family ribosomal protein produces MRRREKKSRKLRGWRTHSWGRVGQHRSRGQRGGGGKIGLLKHKKSLLLKITNGELYPLIGKHGFYRPSPKVNVINVGDLNELIDSLMRRNLIKMEGDKYVIDLTQLGYGKLLGEGKIKKPVVVKVKAASARAIKAIKEAGGEVLIVQ; encoded by the coding sequence GTGAGACGTAGAGAGAAGAAGTCTAGGAAGCTAAGGGGCTGGAGAACACACTCATGGGGAAGGGTTGGTCAACATAGGAGCAGGGGCCAAAGGGGTGGAGGGGGCAAAATTGGGTTACTTAAGCATAAGAAGAGCCTACTACTTAAGATAACTAATGGTGAACTTTACCCCCTGATAGGTAAGCATGGATTCTATAGACCAAGCCCAAAGGTTAACGTAATAAATGTAGGCGACTTAAATGAGTTAATAGACTCACTAATGAGAAGGAACTTAATTAAGATGGAGGGTGATAAGTACGTTATTGACCTAACCCAGTTAGGGTATGGTAAACTACTTGGTGAAGGTAAAATAAAGAAGCCGGTGGTGGTTAAGGTTAAGGCAGCTTCAGCAAGGGCTATTAAGGCTATTAAGGAAGCCGGTGGTGAAGTCTTAATAGTTCAATAA
- a CDS encoding 30S ribosomal protein S5, whose amino-acid sequence MSEVPTANIEEWKPRTEIGRLVKEGKVKSIDDIFIANARIQEPEIVDALLTNLKYEVLSINIVQRQTDAGEVSQFQVAVTLGNEDGYVGIGVGKARQIGPAMEKAIREAKVNIIPVRRGCGSWYCSCDEPHSVPFVVRGKAGTVIVELIPAPKGVGLVAGDTIKPILRLAGIKDVWSRTLGETRTTLNFAMATWNALKNTYMFKI is encoded by the coding sequence ATGTCTGAAGTCCCTACTGCTAATATTGAGGAGTGGAAGCCTAGGACTGAGATTGGTAGGCTTGTTAAGGAGGGTAAGGTAAAGTCAATTGATGACATATTCATTGCTAATGCAAGAATTCAGGAACCTGAGATTGTTGATGCGTTACTAACTAACCTTAAGTACGAGGTACTTAGTATAAACATTGTACAGAGACAGACTGATGCTGGGGAGGTTAGTCAATTTCAAGTGGCGGTAACCTTAGGTAATGAAGATGGATACGTGGGTATAGGTGTTGGTAAGGCTAGGCAAATAGGTCCAGCTATGGAGAAGGCAATAAGGGAAGCTAAGGTCAACATCATCCCCGTGAGGAGGGGTTGTGGTTCATGGTATTGTTCATGTGATGAACCACACAGTGTACCATTCGTGGTTAGGGGTAAGGCTGGTACAGTGATTGTTGAACTCATACCTGCACCTAAGGGTGTTGGTTTAGTTGCAGGCGATACCATAAAGCCTATACTTAGGTTAGCTGGAATTAAGGATGTTTGGTCAAGGACCCTTGGTGAAACAAGGACAACCCTCAACTTCGCCATGGCCACTTGGAATGCATTAAAGAACACTTACATGTTTAAGATTTAG
- a CDS encoding KEOPS complex kinase/ATPase Bud32 — protein MKVVAKGAEALLYLEDWLGLTVLVKERTPKSYRDPVFDRMIRIRRTINEARLMMDAADLGVKTPVVYDVDVVRTKIRMQYLNSPTLNSIIKNSGYSNLTKALMSKMGTLIGILHNEGILHGDPTPANVIVNNSDEYLIDFGLGEKLKPTWDSKYLRKAAVDLNVLLRSLESNYGEYSEQLFNDFIDGYSNAVGRDKAASVVKWVRRIRSLARYYTGRLL, from the coding sequence ATGAAAGTAGTAGCTAAGGGTGCGGAAGCTTTACTATACTTAGAGGATTGGCTAGGCTTAACGGTACTTGTTAAGGAGAGGACACCTAAGAGTTATAGGGACCCGGTGTTTGATAGGATGATTAGGATTAGGAGGACTATTAATGAAGCTAGGTTAATGATGGATGCCGCCGATTTAGGTGTTAAGACTCCGGTGGTGTATGATGTTGATGTGGTTAGGACTAAGATAAGGATGCAATACTTGAATTCACCAACTTTAAACAGCATTATCAAGAATAGTGGTTACTCTAATTTGACTAAGGCATTAATGAGTAAAATGGGGACATTAATTGGTATACTGCATAATGAGGGTATACTCCACGGTGACCCAACTCCAGCCAACGTCATAGTCAACAATAGTGACGAGTACTTAATAGACTTTGGGCTTGGCGAGAAGCTAAAGCCAACCTGGGACAGTAAATACCTTAGAAAGGCTGCAGTAGACCTAAATGTACTACTCAGATCTCTTGAAAGCAATTACGGCGAGTACAGTGAGCAACTCTTCAATGATTTCATTGATGGCTACAGTAATGCTGTCGGTAGGGATAAGGCTGCTTCCGTAGTTAAGTGGGTTAGGAGAATTAGGAGCTTGGCAAGGTACTACACGGGGAGATTACTGTGA
- a CDS encoding rhamnulokinase family protein: MDSVVMLAIDVGASGGKAIAGVLDLKELKLTIDELYRFPNQMIKVDNHLYWNVLQLWGEVKNSIKVALRKYKGKLTSVGIDTWGVDFALLDNHDELVGLPYAYRDPMTEGLMSEVFSKVPKEVIYSRTGIQFMRINTLYQLYALVKLNSPKLRIAKSMLMIPDLLNYWLSGVKVNEYTNASTTQFLDARSRKWCMDILEKLNIPTNILLEIVNAGSVLGNLRRDIVEEMGEKAGKDISVIAPATHDTASAVAAGPMIDENTGYVSSGTWNLVGVELSEPLINEQAMLSNFTNEGGAFGTITFLRNMQGMWIIQEIRRIMMDLSGREYTYDELVNLAIKAEETGSFIDVDDPRFLAPINMINEIHGYLKETGQREPGSLGELIRLIISSIALKHRYIFEKATKITGRGLRRINIFGGGSRNNLMNQLTANVMGIPVYAGPEESTSIGNILIQASGMGIIKSIHELRSIVRNSFNIRVFEPKDEEKYDDMYSMFITRLNLP, translated from the coding sequence ATGGATTCAGTAGTAATGTTGGCTATAGACGTAGGTGCAAGTGGAGGCAAGGCTATTGCGGGGGTATTGGACTTGAAGGAACTTAAGTTAACCATTGATGAATTATACAGGTTCCCCAACCAAATGATTAAGGTTGATAACCACCTGTACTGGAATGTGCTTCAACTATGGGGTGAAGTTAAGAATTCGATTAAAGTAGCCTTAAGAAAGTATAAGGGTAAGTTAACCTCAGTGGGTATTGATACTTGGGGTGTTGACTTCGCACTGTTGGATAACCACGACGAATTAGTGGGCCTACCTTACGCTTACAGGGATCCTATGACTGAAGGATTAATGAGTGAAGTCTTCAGTAAGGTACCTAAGGAAGTAATATACAGTAGGACTGGTATACAATTCATGCGTATTAACACCCTCTATCAACTTTATGCCTTAGTTAAATTAAATTCACCTAAACTTAGGATAGCTAAGTCAATGCTAATGATACCTGACTTACTTAATTACTGGTTAAGCGGCGTTAAGGTTAATGAGTACACTAATGCATCAACAACTCAATTCCTTGATGCTAGGAGCAGAAAGTGGTGTATGGACATATTGGAGAAGCTCAATATACCAACCAACATCCTCCTTGAAATAGTCAACGCCGGTTCCGTTTTAGGTAACTTAAGAAGGGATATTGTTGAAGAGATGGGTGAGAAGGCAGGGAAGGATATAAGTGTAATAGCGCCAGCAACACATGATACTGCCTCAGCAGTGGCAGCTGGACCAATGATTGATGAAAACACTGGATATGTGAGTTCAGGAACCTGGAACCTTGTTGGAGTAGAGTTAAGTGAACCCTTAATTAATGAACAAGCAATGCTAAGTAACTTCACCAATGAAGGTGGTGCCTTTGGGACAATTACTTTCTTAAGAAACATGCAGGGCATGTGGATAATACAGGAGATTAGGAGGATAATGATGGATTTAAGTGGAAGAGAGTACACTTACGATGAGTTAGTTAACCTTGCTATTAAGGCTGAGGAAACTGGATCTTTCATAGATGTTGATGATCCAAGATTTCTGGCTCCAATAAACATGATTAATGAGATACATGGTTATCTTAAGGAAACTGGACAAAGGGAACCAGGTAGTTTAGGTGAGTTAATTAGACTGATTATAAGTAGTATAGCGTTGAAGCATAGGTACATATTTGAGAAGGCGACTAAAATAACAGGACGGGGGCTGAGGAGAATTAACATATTTGGTGGTGGTTCTAGAAACAACCTGATGAACCAATTAACAGCTAATGTAATGGGGATTCCTGTTTATGCAGGGCCTGAGGAATCAACATCCATCGGCAACATACTTATTCAAGCGTCAGGTATGGGCATTATTAAGTCTATTCATGAGCTTAGATCCATAGTTAGGAATTCATTCAATATCAGAGTCTTTGAGCCTAAGGATGAGGAGAAGTACGATGACATGTATTCCATGTTCATAACCAGGCTTAACCTACCCTAA
- a CDS encoding sugar phosphate isomerase/epimerase: protein MSISRLRSAYSGFMEGKTVDQFFSEYNVKFAAGTWTAGDFSDRFNRGGYFPNLPRGLVDQLRRIKEAGIEGVVPIDAQFFDDNLKVKEDLISEVKATASELGLKIAGLGMDISGFHVFKLGSLTNPDPKVRELALSTLTQSLDVAHSLGLDSVSLWLGPDGWDYSLESNYGKKIKELYEGLLSLGKEAHRLGIKSFGLEAKPKEPREGNLIIPTSHVSIILASRLNSDLGSRLFGITIDYGHELMYAVEPAYTVYLAREQGVSVSTVHINTAKWHSNDEDRVVGTGDAWHFVDFLYALLDTGYSGWFTLDQFTYRLNPVDGLRLSKELFANLYKKALALYISKDEFEGIRSTGDQAKVLDYVKRIMYGL, encoded by the coding sequence ATGAGCATAAGCAGGTTAAGATCAGCCTACTCTGGTTTCATGGAGGGTAAGACTGTTGATCAATTCTTCAGCGAGTACAATGTTAAGTTCGCTGCAGGCACATGGACCGCCGGGGATTTCTCAGACAGATTCAATAGGGGTGGTTATTTCCCAAACCTACCAAGGGGGCTAGTGGATCAATTGAGGAGAATAAAGGAGGCTGGGATTGAGGGGGTTGTGCCCATAGATGCTCAATTCTTTGATGATAACCTTAAGGTTAAGGAGGACTTAATAAGTGAGGTTAAGGCAACTGCGAGTGAGTTAGGCCTTAAGATAGCTGGGTTAGGAATGGATATTTCAGGCTTCCACGTGTTTAAACTAGGTTCATTAACAAACCCTGACCCCAAGGTGAGGGAACTAGCCTTAAGCACTCTTACTCAGAGCCTTGACGTTGCCCATAGCCTTGGCTTAGATTCAGTATCGCTTTGGCTTGGCCCAGATGGATGGGATTATAGCCTTGAGTCCAATTATGGTAAGAAGATTAAGGAGCTTTACGAGGGGTTACTCAGCCTAGGTAAGGAGGCTCATAGACTGGGCATTAAGTCCTTTGGGCTTGAAGCCAAGCCTAAGGAACCTAGGGAAGGTAATCTAATCATACCCACATCCCACGTGTCCATAATACTTGCAAGTAGGTTAAACAGTGATTTAGGTTCAAGACTATTCGGAATAACCATAGACTATGGTCATGAATTAATGTACGCTGTTGAACCAGCCTACACTGTTTACTTAGCTAGGGAACAAGGGGTCTCAGTATCCACAGTACACATTAACACGGCTAAGTGGCACAGTAATGATGAGGATAGGGTGGTTGGAACAGGGGATGCGTGGCATTTCGTGGATTTCCTCTATGCGCTACTGGATACTGGTTACTCAGGCTGGTTTACCCTGGATCAATTCACGTATAGGCTTAACCCAGTGGATGGGTTGAGGCTATCGAAGGAATTATTCGCAAACCTGTATAAGAAGGCGCTTGCACTATACATCTCCAAGGATGAGTTTGAGGGCATTAGATCCACCGGTGATCAGGCTAAGGTACTTGACTACGTTAAGAGAATAATGTATGGCTTATGA
- a CDS encoding HEPN domain-containing protein — protein MAEYLKDNALDFLREAEDDLKNGKYNLAIFHLEQALQLALKYKLFQLTGSFQKTHDIVALLDQVIELTNNENLRNTRINEAVALSLLRQAYIASRYLPYKYDEATVRKVYLLVKVILSELGIA, from the coding sequence GTGGCTGAATACCTTAAGGACAATGCCTTAGATTTCTTAAGGGAGGCGGAGGATGACTTAAAGAATGGCAAGTATAATTTAGCGATATTTCACTTGGAGCAGGCACTTCAATTGGCATTGAAGTATAAGTTATTTCAGTTAACTGGAAGCTTTCAGAAAACCCATGATATAGTAGCCTTACTAGATCAGGTAATTGAATTAACTAATAATGAGAATTTAAGGAATACTAGAATTAATGAGGCTGTAGCGTTGAGCCTGTTAAGGCAAGCCTACATAGCATCCAGATACCTACCTTATAAGTATGATGAGGCCACGGTAAGAAAAGTTTACCTCCTAGTTAAGGTGATTTTAAGTGAACTTGGTATTGCGTGA
- a CDS encoding aldehyde ferredoxin oxidoreductase family protein — translation MSEWYGYVGKILEVDLSSGRTKIRELKEDEADMFIGGIGLAAKIMFDEVDPRVEPFSPDNVLVFMTGPLTGTMVQCSGRYVVAAKSPLTMAWGEAHASGFWGVELKKAGFDGIIIKGKSSNPVYLYIHDGEVEIRDASKYWGLTTVETDLGLKSDLGDKAVRVAAIGPAGERLVRYAIIASDITPDGPRVAGRTGMGAVMGSKNLKAIVVKGNGQIRIKEPEKLRSNINRLLPYILSYPTTQLYSIYGTAGEVEEFHEYGDMPIKNFTVGKWDGILNISGRAFREKGIVKAHRACWACPIHCWKYVEVNNVKGRGPEYETIASLGSMLMIDDPYYIAEANDLCNKYGIDTISTGGTIAWAIESFEKGLLTKEDTGGLELKWGDKETVLKLIELIGKREGFGKLLGEGCRVASRSVGRGTEKYCMHVKGTEMPMHDPRAFKGMGLQYATSNRGADHLQGLTFRIEQGERITDLKIYERYDRVSYIGKGRVVATMETWHEVLESLVICKFISIPPLHLAGMYTLVTGRKKTLQDLLTAGRRIFTLKRMFNVINGISRKDDTLPERFLKEPLSEGGARGQVVELEPMLNEYYNYMGWDENGIPTRETLKELGILPIVERFMNNK, via the coding sequence ATGAGTGAGTGGTATGGTTACGTGGGAAAGATACTTGAGGTTGATTTAAGCAGTGGCAGAACTAAGATTAGGGAATTGAAAGAAGATGAAGCTGACATGTTCATAGGTGGTATTGGCCTTGCTGCTAAGATAATGTTTGATGAAGTTGATCCAAGGGTTGAACCCTTTAGCCCAGATAACGTCCTAGTATTCATGACAGGGCCATTAACTGGTACAATGGTTCAATGCAGTGGCCGTTACGTGGTGGCTGCTAAGTCGCCATTAACCATGGCTTGGGGTGAAGCCCATGCATCAGGCTTTTGGGGTGTTGAACTTAAGAAAGCCGGCTTCGACGGTATAATAATTAAGGGTAAGTCAAGTAACCCAGTTTACTTATACATACATGATGGGGAGGTTGAAATCCGTGATGCATCTAAGTACTGGGGCTTAACAACTGTTGAAACAGACCTCGGCTTAAAGAGTGATTTAGGAGATAAGGCAGTACGTGTGGCTGCAATAGGCCCAGCTGGTGAGAGACTTGTTAGGTACGCCATAATTGCCTCAGACATAACCCCAGATGGACCTAGGGTGGCGGGTAGGACAGGGATGGGGGCTGTCATGGGTTCAAAGAACCTTAAGGCTATTGTTGTTAAGGGTAATGGGCAGATTAGGATTAAGGAGCCCGAGAAGCTTAGAAGTAACATTAATAGGCTTCTACCTTACATACTTTCTTACCCAACGACGCAACTCTACTCAATATATGGTACTGCAGGTGAGGTTGAGGAATTCCATGAGTATGGTGACATGCCTATAAAGAATTTCACAGTGGGTAAGTGGGATGGTATACTTAATATAAGTGGCAGGGCTTTTAGGGAGAAGGGCATCGTGAAGGCCCATAGGGCATGCTGGGCATGCCCCATACACTGCTGGAAGTACGTTGAGGTAAATAATGTTAAAGGCAGAGGTCCTGAATACGAGACTATTGCCTCATTAGGCTCAATGCTGATGATAGATGATCCCTACTACATAGCTGAGGCAAATGATCTATGCAATAAGTATGGTATAGACACAATATCAACCGGAGGTACTATTGCATGGGCTATTGAGAGCTTTGAGAAGGGGTTATTGACTAAGGAGGATACTGGTGGATTAGAGCTTAAGTGGGGTGATAAGGAAACTGTACTTAAGCTCATAGAACTTATAGGGAAACGTGAGGGTTTCGGTAAGTTACTTGGGGAGGGGTGCCGTGTAGCTTCAAGGAGTGTAGGTAGGGGTACTGAGAAGTACTGCATGCACGTTAAGGGTACTGAAATGCCGATGCATGATCCAAGGGCCTTCAAGGGTATGGGGCTTCAATACGCAACGTCAAACAGGGGTGCTGACCATCTTCAGGGTTTAACATTCAGGATTGAGCAGGGTGAGAGGATAACGGACTTGAAGATTTACGAGAGGTATGACAGGGTCTCCTACATTGGTAAAGGACGCGTGGTAGCCACTATGGAGACTTGGCACGAGGTCCTTGAGTCACTGGTAATATGTAAGTTCATAAGTATACCACCATTACACTTAGCTGGAATGTACACTTTAGTGACGGGAAGGAAGAAGACACTGCAGGACCTTTTAACTGCCGGTAGGCGTATATTCACGTTGAAGAGAATGTTCAATGTAATAAACGGTATAAGTAGGAAGGATGATACATTACCTGAAAGGTTCCTGAAGGAGCCATTAAGTGAAGGTGGGGCTAGAGGACAGGTTGTTGAACTTGAACCCATGCTTAACGAGTACTACAACTACATGGGTTGGGATGAGAATGGTATACCAACTAGGGAGACCCTAAAAGAATTAGGAATATTACCAATAGTGGAGAGATTCATGAATAATAAGTGA
- a CDS encoding RNA-guided endonuclease InsQ/TnpB family protein — MVRTVKLRVRVNHEVYFALKEVEGEYRGILEDALEYGLRSGVNSFVMLKAGIYGAEREKHGGLPSHYIYTACEDASMRLKSFLKLRRLGRAYTDRPELRSVTVHLDDHLWRFGLDAIRVATKRGWVGLEPQYHKLFWMYLNGGWGLASEARFKLLEGNFVEFFIVFKKDEPKPYEPKGFIPVDLNENSVSVLLDEEPILLETNTKKITLGYEYRRWRIEKGRSTKDRDVRRKLKKLRERDKKADARRKLAKLIVMEAYESRSAIVLENLPKRAPEHMVKGVKDKQLRLRIYHSAFSSMKNAIIEKAREYGVPVMLVNPSHTSTTCPIHGARINYRPNGSNAPRVGKCPVGGELWHRDVAALYNLLRKAGDGRPMPLASTGPHDPHVINMSVWPRAKSLHSIMSEMKV, encoded by the coding sequence TTGGTTAGGACTGTTAAGCTTAGGGTTAGGGTTAACCATGAAGTGTACTTCGCACTTAAGGAGGTTGAGGGGGAGTATAGGGGGATACTGGAGGATGCGTTGGAGTACGGATTGAGAAGTGGGGTTAACTCGTTCGTGATGCTCAAGGCCGGTATTTATGGGGCTGAGAGGGAGAAGCATGGGGGCTTACCGTCACATTACATATATACTGCATGTGAGGATGCTTCGATGAGGCTAAAAAGCTTCCTCAAGCTGAGGAGGCTCGGTAGGGCTTACACTGATAGGCCCGAGTTAAGGAGTGTGACGGTACACCTCGACGATCACCTGTGGAGGTTTGGGCTTGACGCCATACGTGTAGCCACTAAACGTGGTTGGGTGGGGCTTGAGCCACAGTACCATAAGCTCTTCTGGATGTACCTCAACGGTGGTTGGGGGTTGGCTAGTGAGGCTAGGTTTAAACTGTTGGAGGGGAACTTTGTTGAGTTCTTCATAGTTTTTAAGAAGGATGAGCCTAAACCTTATGAACCAAAGGGTTTCATCCCAGTTGATCTCAATGAGAATTCAGTCTCTGTATTACTTGATGAAGAACCTATCCTTTTAGAGACCAACACCAAGAAAATTACTCTAGGCTATGAGTATAGGAGGTGGAGAATTGAGAAAGGGAGGTCCACTAAGGATAGGGATGTAAGGAGGAAGTTAAAGAAGCTGAGGGAGAGGGATAAAAAAGCTGATGCTAGGAGGAAATTGGCTAAGTTAATCGTTATGGAGGCTTATGAGAGTAGGAGCGCCATAGTCCTTGAGAACCTGCCTAAGAGGGCTCCGGAGCACATGGTTAAGGGTGTGAAGGATAAGCAGCTTAGGTTGAGGATCTACCACTCAGCCTTCTCCTCAATGAAGAATGCCATCATCGAGAAGGCTAGGGAATACGGAGTACCAGTAATGCTCGTAAACCCATCCCACACCTCCACAACCTGCCCAATCCACGGGGCTAGAATCAACTACCGGCCCAATGGGAGCAATGCTCCAAGGGTCGGCAAATGCCCCGTGGGTGGTGAACTTTGGCATAGGGACGTGGCCGCACTATACAACCTACTGAGGAAGGCCGGAGATGGGAGGCCCATGCCGTTGGCCTCGACCGGGCCCCATGACCCACACGTGATCAATATGAGCGTGTGGCCGAGGGCCAAGTCCCTACACTCAATCATGAGTGAAATGAAAGTGTAG
- a CDS encoding nucleotidyltransferase domain-containing protein: protein MNLVLREHWLRRLEVLRNAKAYVKRIKEICVNEIDPECRVILFGSVAKGTYRIDSDVDVLVITSRATDAWSRAKIANMIHEKLGVYDPLELHVITMSEFENWYKRFMDVYEEVNFP from the coding sequence GTGAACTTGGTATTGCGTGAACACTGGTTAAGGAGACTTGAGGTTTTAAGGAACGCTAAAGCCTACGTTAAAAGAATTAAGGAAATCTGCGTGAATGAAATAGACCCAGAATGTAGGGTCATTTTATTTGGATCAGTAGCTAAGGGTACCTATAGGATTGATAGTGACGTTGATGTACTTGTTATAACAAGCAGAGCTACGGATGCATGGAGTAGGGCTAAAATAGCCAACATGATACATGAGAAACTTGGGGTTTACGATCCCCTAGAGCTTCATGTAATTACAATGAGCGAGTTCGAGAATTGGTATAAAAGATTCATGGACGTTTACGAAGAAGTGAACTTTCCTTAA